In Oryzias melastigma strain HK-1 linkage group LG16, ASM292280v2, whole genome shotgun sequence, a single genomic region encodes these proteins:
- the prpf3 gene encoding U4/U6 small nuclear ribonucleoprotein Prp3, with the protein MSLPKREVEELRPWVERTVKKVLGFSEPTVVTAALHCVGKGLDKRKTIDQLRPFLEDSAGGFVERLFEALEESRSSRGSKGSGDKNRKRELKDVFGEEPDSGAKRETSEAADGTVVKRKRTPRFQEVEEPEVIPGPPSESPGMLTKLQIKQMMEAATKQIEERKKQLSFTSPVSSATSQLDGSRLLGAAGASSVAPSQAASFMNDAIEKARKAAELQARIQSQLSVKPGILGALGNTGPHNLVALANLHAMGIAPPKVEIKEVNKPTPLILDDKGRTVDATGKEIELTHRMPTLKANIRAVKREQFRQQLKEKPGDDLESTSYFDNRVLITPAQRTRRGFRFHEPGRFEKIAQRVRTKAQLERLQNEISQAAKKTGIQASTKLALIAPKKEIGDGDVPSIEWWDSFILPSNIPFKPETKFDNLEFFGVTNLVEHPTQMRPPVDTDKPVTLGVYLTKKEQKKLRRQTRREGQKEVQEKVRLGLMPPPEPKVRISNLMRVLGTEAVQDPTKVEAHVRAQMAKRQKAHEEANAARKLSTEQRKEKKVKKLKEDLTNGVHIAVYRIRNLTNPAKKFKVEANANQLYLTGTVVLHRDVNLVVVEGGPKSQKKFKKLMMHRIKWVEHSSKRDDPDVDDDTKRNNKCWLIWEGTAKDRSYGEMKFKQCPTESMAREHFKKHGTEHYWDLALSHSVLDGTDD; encoded by the exons ATGTCTCTACCCAAGCGGGAGGTGGAGGAGTTGAGACCGTGGGTGGAGCGCACTGTGAAGAAGGTGTTGGGGTTCTCAGAACCCACGGTGGTCACTGCAGCTTTACACTGTGTGGGGAAAGGGTTGGACAAGAGGAAGACCATAG ACCAGCTGCGTCCTTTCCTCGAAGACTCAGCTGGTGGATTTGTGGAGCGTCTTTTTGAAGCTCTTGAGGAAAGTAGAAGCAGCCGTGGCAGCAAAGGATCTGGAGATAAGAACCGGAAGAGAGAACTGAAG GATGTATTTGGAGAGGAGCCTGACTCTGGTGCAAAGAGGGAAACATCTGAGGCAGCTGATGGGACGGTAGTAAAGCGAAAGCGGACACCGCGGTTTCAAGAAGTGGAGGAGCCTGAGGTCATACCAGGACCTCCGTCTGAAAGCCCGGGCATGCTCACCAAACTGCAG ATCAAGCAGATGATGGAGGCTGCCACCAAACAGatagaagaaagaaagaaacaattGAGCTTTACCTCTCCAGTCTCTTCTGCAACA tcCCAGTTGGATGGCTCGCGGCTTCTCGGTGCTGCTGGCGCCTCGTCTGTTGCCCCTTCACAGGCTGCCAGTTTTATGAATGATGCCATTGAAAAAGCCCGCAAGGCCGCAGAGCTGCAGGCCCGCATTCAGTCCCAGTTATCCGTGAAGCCCGGAATCCTGGGAGCCTTGGGAAACACCGGGCCTCACAACCTGGTGGCGCTGGCTAATCTACACGCCATGGGGATTGCTCCACC TAAAGTGGAGATTAAGGAGGTGAACAAACCAACTCCTCTCATTCTGGATGACAAGGGCAGAACTGTTGATGCCACTGGCAAAGAGATTGAACTTACGCACCGCATGCCCACACTCAAAG CCAATATACGAGCGGTAAAGAGGGAGCAGTTTCGTCAGCAACTGAAGGAGAAACCTGGTGATGATTTGGAGTCGACGTCATACTTTGACAACCGTGTGCTCATCACGCCCGCCCAGCGCACGCGCAGAGGCTTCAGATTTCACGAGCCCGGGCGCTTCGAGAAGATTGCTCAGAGAGTTAGAACTAAG GCCCAGTTGGAGCGACTTCAGAATGAGATTTCCCAAGCTGCTAAAAAGACAGGAATTCAGGCTTCCACCAAACTGGCGTTGATTGCTCCTAAAAAGGAGATTGGAGATGGGGATGTGCCGAGTATTGAGTGGTGGGACTCCTTCATATTGCCCTCCAACATACCCtt cAAACCGGAAACAAAGTTtgataatttggaatttttcGGAGTAACCAACCTGGTAGAACATCCTACGCAAATGAGGCCTCCTG TTGACACGGATAAACCAGTAACTCTGGGTGTATATTTGACAAAGAAAGAACAGAAGAAACTGAGGAGACAAACGAGGAGGGAGGGACAAAAAGAAGTGCAGGAAAAAGTCCGTCTTGGATTGATGCCCCCACCAGAACCTAAAG tTCGTATCTCCAACTTGATGAGAGTCTTGGGGACGGAGGCAGTTCAGGACCCCACCAAAGTAGAGGCTCATGTGAGAGCACAGATggcaaaaagacaaaa AGCTCATGAGGAAGCCAATGCAGCTCGAAAGCTTtcaacagagcagagaaaagagaagaaggTCAAAAAGTTGAAAGAAGACCTCACTAATGGTGTTCACATTGCAGTGTACAG AATCCGTAACCTGACAAATCCTGCAAAGAAGTTTAAGGTAGAGGCTAATGCAAACCAGCTGTACCTGACTGGCACCGTAGTTCTGCACAGAGATGTTAATCTCGTTGTTGTGGAGGGAG GGCCCAAATCCCAGAAAAAGTTCAAGAAACTGATGATGCATAGAATCAAATGGGTAGAACACAGTAGTAAAAGAGATG ATCCCGATGTTGATGATGACACAAAGAGAAACAACAAGTGTTGGCTGATTTGGGag GGAACAGCTAAAGATCGAAGTTATGGAGAGATGAAGTTCAAGCAGTGTCCCACAGAGAGCATGGCCCGAGAACACTTCAAGAAGCACGGCACAGAACATTACTGGGACCTTGCCCTTAGCCATAGCGTGTTGGACGGCACCGATGATTGA